Below is a genomic region from Shumkonia mesophila.
CATCTCTTCGGCGACGTGGGCCTCGACCTTGGCCTTGGCGTCGTTGAAGGCGGCGACCACCAGGTCCTCGACCACCTCGACATCGCGGCTGGCGAACAGCGAGGGGTCGATTTTCACCCGCCGCGCCTGGGCCTTGCCCGACAGCGTCACCTCGACCATGC
It encodes:
- a CDS encoding YbaB/EbfC family nucleoid-associated protein, which encodes MKNLGEMMRKAQEMQARMAELQEKLGQIEKTGVAGGGMVEVTLSGKAQARRVKIDPSLFASRDVEVVEDLVVAAFNDAKAKVEAHVAEEMAQLTGGLQLPPGFQLPF